Within Aspergillus oryzae RIB40 DNA, chromosome 2, the genomic segment TGGCTGTACTATCGCCGATCTTCTTCCTAGCAGCTTCATTCCAACATGTGCTGAATGTTCGAGCTCCTTCCCTGCACCCGGTGTTGTTGCAGTCCGTGGTGAGAGTGCATCGGCGTCATGTCGCCAATGCCATCGCAAGATGGTATTTAAGCTTCCTGAAGTCAAATTCCTCAGAGTAGGCTCAGCCGCATTCACTTCTCGTAACCAAGCACTGCCaagaaagaagccaaagGAAGCCCTCGGCATTGTTGCTGGTCAAGAACTCCCCCGTCGTGGTCGCTGCTCGCACTATGGCAAAAGCTATCGCTGGTTTCGATTTAGCTGCTGCGCCAAGGTATTTCCTTGTGATAAATGTCACGATGCGGAGACAGACCACCCAAACGAACACGCGAACCGTATGATTTGTGGCTTTTGTTCCAGAGAGCAAATATACCGGCCTGAAAACTGCGGCGTCTGTCGTGCAGTTCTCATAGGGAAAGCAGGAAGTGGATTCTgggagggtggaaagggCACACGCAACAAAGTATTGATGAGCCGGAAAGACCCACGGAAGTACAAGCGTCGGCCAGGCTCAACTCCGGGAGgttcttcttcgaagaaaaaaTGATAAGGGTGTCGAGTTGGTTCGTCATATGTGCATGCCAATACCTTGGTGCACTGGGCGCTTTGTATACATAGAAATAACGAAACGAACATAATGTTGCAAAATGAAAATACGATTAGATGCTTCGTATACTTATAATTCACTGTAACCATAACCTTAGACAAACATGCCTTTAAAATCACTAGAAGGCAGCGTGTACATACGAGACTATCACATTCATAGAAACAATTTTTGATATAGCCATTAGAGACGCTAATCTAACATGCGCAACAACTTGACAGAAATACActtgctggaagagatgTAGGGTAGGTatcaagcagaagcaacAATACAAAGGCATAAGTCATTCACATCATCACCTCGCAGCCCTAAACAAGATTTCCACGAAGCTCCTGCTCACGCTCAATCGCCTCGAACAGCGACTTGAAGTTTCCAGCCCCGAAACCCTCGAAGTTGTGTCTCTGGATAATCTCGATGAAAACAGTCGGGCGGTCCATCAAGTGCTATAATAATTAGCATACGACCATTACTGAAGAAAGCGGATCTGATCATCATACCTTAGTGAACAACTGCAGAAGAtatccattctcatcaaagtcaatgaggatatccaacTTCTGGATCGTCTCGAAGTCTTCGTGAAGGGTCAAGCCGGCCTTCTTCAGTCGGATCTTCACGTCGTCGTAGTAAGTGCTGGGGACCTTGATGAATTCCACACCGCGAGCCTTGAGGTTTGTGATGTCTCGGATGATGTCGTCGGTCAGGAGAGCGATGTGCTGCACACCGGCACCGTTGTAGAAGTCGACATATTCTTCGATCTGAGACTgcttcttgcccttggcTGGTTCGTTGATGGGCATCTTGACGATCTCGTTTGGCGAGGCCATCACGATACTCTTCAGAGCGGAGAATTCACTACTCAACTGTTAATTAATCGCCTTCTAGAACCAATAAGGAAAGCTACTCACGTGCAGATTTGCTTGTCGTCGACGGACCAGAAACGGTGGAATCCGAGGGCTTTCTCGTAGCTGCGATTGTTTAGCTCTtgaataaataaaatgagTAAGAATGGAGGACAACTTACTATTCGCAAACcttgtccatctcatccCAGTCCTGGTTTCCAACACAGTGGTCAATGCGGTTGAGGTGCACACCGGGCAAGAATTTAGAGACAGGGTCCTCTGCAGTCTCGAGGCGGTAGCCCGGGATGAAAGCACCGCGGTAGTTGCTCCTCTCAAGCAGTGTATGTGTGGTCTGGCCATAGGTCTGGATAGTAGCCACCCTGACCTCGCCGTTCTCATCCTTCAACGTCTGCGGGTTTGACACGGCCTTTGCGCCGTTGCTTACTGCCGCGTTGAAGACGGCATCGACAGAGTCAACTTCGAACGCAACATCTTTGACGCCATCGCCGTGCTGCTccaggtggtggtggatttcTCTCAGTTGCTCCTGTTCCTCGCTGGAGAAACGGTCGATCTGGTCGATAGAGCGCAGAGGCGAAGTGAGGATGAAAGTGATATCTCCGTTGCGGACGACGTGAGAGCAGATGCTTCGGTTGCCTGTTTCGAGACCACGGTAGGCGACGCGCTTAAAGCCCATGCGTGTGATGTAGTAGGTAGCGGCTTGTTTGGCGTTGCCTACGTACCAGTGCACATGGTCGTAGCCTCTGTAGCTGGCGAGGGAGTTTCGGTCGGTGGGAGGGGGGCTGGTGGAGATAGGGGCCATGgctgttgttttcttgttcttgttatGCTTTGACTTAAGGCTTTTGTGTCTATAGTAATACAAGTCTGATTGAGTCTGAGTTGAGAAGTGTAAAATGAACCAGTCGTTGATGCTGTCTTTATATCAACCACGACGAATGATAATCATCTTAAATACAATTCGACTCCCAGCCGTGGATTGGTCACCGGGTATCTTGCTAGCCCACCATTTCATTGAACCAACACCTACATCGCCTATGAATAATGATGATTGCATTCTTCCCAATGATACATCACCCAATTCGGTCAGCGAGGTGATGGCAACTTGGGGCTTGCGTCGGCTGTGGACGGGTGTTGCATGGAAAGGGTCGGCTGGGCGCGGGTATCTCGAAATAGCCGGCGTGCAGATGACCCTGGGTAAAACATCCGCCACAATGACGATGAAGCTTATCACGGCTTCATTCGCTTTAATTAATGGCACTATACcgttttcattcttcatcgATATACATAATCTGGTCCTACATAATATCCGCAGTACAACACCTGAGATATACAATCCCTTGTATCAAGTCCTCCTGCTACACTTACTCACGACCAAAATCAAACCATCCTATCTACATCTATACTTCATCAAATCACACAAACCAATTACCTCCAATCAACAGAaccccaaagaaaaaaaaaaaaagaaaaagaaaatggactCAATAACAATCTCTCCCACAAAACCAAACCTAACAACCAACGACTCAGCCGTCCTCCAAGCCCTCTTCGACGCCGAATCCTCCCCTTCAAATGGCATCACAATCAACCCATCTCTACCCCCCTTCCCAGCTCACCTAAACATCGACCCCACGCTCCACGAAACCCTCAAGGCCCGCGAAATAACCATCGTCCGCACCCTGGCATCACCCAACCCGACCCCCGAAACCATCCAATCCGCCATTGACCAGCTCTCCACCCTGATAACAGAACACCCAACCTACCCACCCGCCTACGTGAACAGAGCCCAAGCCCTCCGCATGCTCATCTCCACCCACAATGGCGgccaagcagaagaaacagaaacagacCTCTTCACTCCACAAAACGCAGAGACCGTATCCTCTCTCCTGTCTGATCTGGGCGAAGCGATTGGTCTTGCCACGCCGCGGTCACCGGCGGATCCTGTCTCAGAGGTCCAGGCGCGTTTACTGGCTGATGCGCATACGCACCGGGGGTATTTGTTGCTGAGGTTGgcgaaggtgaagaagagtgGTGAAGCGTTCGAGGGGACGGGAAGATGGAGCCAGTTGGATGCGGATcggttggaggagatggcgAGTCgggactttttctttggaggACGGTTTGGGAACAAAGTTGCTCAGCAGTTGGCTGTGCAGACGAATCCTTATGCGAAGATGTGTGGGGCTATTGTTAAGGAAGcgttgaggaaggaggttgaggggtgatggttttctttttgtgttgtgcatgtgtatgtgtgtagCTTTAGCGTTGTGTGTTCAATGTGGATTTGTTTTGTTGTATTATTAAATGTGAACTACCGTTATTCTAGATTCAACTGGGATAGACGAATTG encodes:
- the hmgX gene encoding protein hmgX (predicted protein); this encodes MNQSLMLSLYQPRRMIIILNTIRLPAVDWSPGILLAHHFIEPTPTSPMNNDDCILPNDTSPNSVSEVMATWGLRRLWTGVAWKGSAGRGYLEIAGVQMTLGKTSATMTMKLITASFALINGTIPFSFFIDIHNLVLHNIRSTTPEIYNPLYQVLLLHLLTTKIKPSYLHLYFIKSHKPITSNQQNPKEKKKKKKKMDSITISPTKPNLTTNDSAVLQALFDAESSPSNGITINPSLPPFPAHLNIDPTLHETLKAREITIVRTLASPNPTPETIQSAIDQLSTLITEHPTYPPAYVNRAQALRMLISTHNGGQAEETETDLFTPQNAETVSSLLSDLGEAIGLATPRSPADPVSEVQARLLADAHTHRGYLLLRLAKVKKSGEAFEGTGRWSQLDADRLEEMASRDFFFGGRFGNKVAQQLAVQTNPYAKMCGAIVKEALRKEVEG
- a CDS encoding uncharacterized protein (Zn-finger protein), whose protein sequence is MVFKLPEVKFLRVGSAAFTSRNQALPRKKPKEALGIVAGQELPRRGRCSHYGKSYRWFRFSCCAKVFPCDKCHDAETDHPNEHANRMICGFCSREQIYRPENCGVCRAVLIGKAGSGFWEGGKGTRNKVLMSRKDPRKYKRRPGSTPGGSSSKKK
- a CDS encoding 4-hydroxyphenylpyruvate dioxygenase family protein (4-hydroxyphenylpyruvate dioxygenase); this translates as MAPISTSPPPTDRNSLASYRGYDHVHWYVGNAKQAATYYITRMGFKRVAYRGLETGNRSICSHVVRNGDITFILTSPLRSIDQIDRFSSEEQEQLREIHHHLEQHGDGVKDVAFEVDSVDAVFNAAVSNGAKAVSNPQTLKDENGEVRVATIQTYGQTTHTLLERSNYRGAFIPGYRLETAEDPVSKFLPGVHLNRIDHCVGNQDWDEMDKVCEYYEKALGFHRFWSVDDKQICTEFSALKSIVMASPNEIVKMPINEPAKGKKQSQIEEYVDFYNGAGVQHIALLTDDIIRDITNLKARGVEFIKVPSTYYDDVKIRLKKAGLTLHEDFETIQKLDILIDFDENGYLLQLFTKHLMDRPTVFIEIIQRHNFEGFGAGNFKSLFEAIEREQELRGNLV